The sequence GACCGTGCAGACGTTGTCGCACGTCAACCGCGTGTTGTTCAATGGGAAGCGCGCGGTGGGCGTCTCGGTGAGCAGGCTGGGCCGCAGGCCCGAGAACGTCTACGGCGGGGAGGTCGTCCTCTGCGGAGGAGCGATCAACACGCCGCAGCTGCTCCAGCTCTCCGGGGTCGGCGACCCAACGCACCTCGAATCCCTCGGCATCAGGACCGTCCACGAGCTGCGGGGTGTCGGCGAGAACCTTCAGGACCACCTCGAGGTCTACGTGCAGCACGCTTGCAGGCAGCCGGTGACGTTCAACCCCGCGCTGAAGCTGCGCAACCGGCCCAAGATCGGCCTGCAATGGTTGCTGGGCCGCACCGGCCCCGCGGCGACCAACCACTTCGAGGCAGGCGGGTTCGTCCGGGGCAACGACACGGTCGAGTACCCCAACCTCATGTTCCACTTCCTGCCGATCGCGGTTCGCTACGACGGCACGCAGATCGACACGCCGCACGGCTACCAGGTCCACATCGGACCGATGTACTCCGACGCTCGCGGCAACGTCCGGATCAAGTCGGCCGATCCCAAGGCCAAACCCGCGCTGCGGTTCAACTACCTGTCCACCGAGAACGACCGTAAGGAGTGGGTCGAGGCGATCGGCGTCGCCAGGGACATCCTCAGACAGCCCGCGCTGGACGAGTTCAACGGCGGTGAGATCTCCCCAGGTCCCCACGTGCGGTCGGACTCGGAGATCCTCGACTGGGTCGCACGGGACGCCGAAACCGCCTACCACCCCTCGTGCACGGCACGGATGGGCATCGACGAGATGTCGGTGGTCGATCCGACGAGCATGCGTGTGCACGGTGTGGAGAACCTCCGTGTCGTCGATGCCTCCGCCATGCCCTACCTCACCAACGGCAACATCTACGCGCCCGTGATGATGCTCGCCGAGAAGGCCGCCGACCTCATCAAGGGCGACACACCACTTCCGCCGTCGGACACGCCCTACTACCGCCACGATCGTCGCGACGGCGAAAGGTGAGTTCCTTGTCGGAGAACAAGCTTGTGAGGGCCAACAGCTCCGTCAACCGCGTGGTGTTCACCGGGTCGGCGGCGATCATCCTCCTGATCGCGCTGTGGGGCATCATCGCTCCTGACAACGCGGCGGACACCATCGGCGTCGTCGTGGGCTGGGTCTCGGAGGGACTCGGCTGGTACTACATCCTGATCGCCACCGCGTTTCTCGTCTTCGTGGTTTTTCTTGCCGTGTCCAAGTACGGCCGGATCACACTCGGCCCCGCGAAGTCCACACCGGACTACGGCGTCTTCGCGTGGGGTTCGATGCTCTTCGCCGCGGGCATCGGCATTGACCTCATGTTCTTCTCGGTGGCCGAGCCGGTGACCCAGTACCTCGACCCGCCGCAGGGCGACCCGGAGACGTTGCGGGCGGCGAAGGACGCCGTGGTGTGGACGCTGTTCCACTACGGCATCACAGGCTGGGCGATGTACGCGCTGATGGGCATGGCGCTCGGATACTTCGCGTTCCGCAGGGGACTGCCACTGGCGATTCGCTCCGCGCTGTACCCGTTGATCGGCAAGCGCGTCCACGGCCGCGCGGGCCATGCCGTGGACATCGCCGCCGCGCTCGGCACGGTGTTCGGCATCGCCACGTCGCTGGGCATCGGTGTCGTGCAGCTCAATTTCGGGCTGAACTTCCTGTTCGGCATCCCACAGGGGACGGCAGCGCAGGTCGGGCTCATCGCGCTGGCCGTGCTGATGGCCACGGTGTCCGCC comes from Saccharomonospora xinjiangensis XJ-54 and encodes:
- the betA gene encoding choline dehydrogenase — translated: MARRYDYIIVGGGSAGCVLANRLSADPSTSVLVLEAGRSDWIWDILIHMPAALTMVIGNPLYDWRYESEPEPYMNGRRVYHGRGKVLGGSSSINGMIFQRGNPMDLQRWASDPGMETWDYAHCLPYFKRMENCRDGGDDWRGDDGPLWLERGPVKNPLFGAFLAAAQQAGYPLTDDVNGYQQEGFAAFDRNIRNGRRWSAARAYLHPVKHRRNLTVQTLSHVNRVLFNGKRAVGVSVSRLGRRPENVYGGEVVLCGGAINTPQLLQLSGVGDPTHLESLGIRTVHELRGVGENLQDHLEVYVQHACRQPVTFNPALKLRNRPKIGLQWLLGRTGPAATNHFEAGGFVRGNDTVEYPNLMFHFLPIAVRYDGTQIDTPHGYQVHIGPMYSDARGNVRIKSADPKAKPALRFNYLSTENDRKEWVEAIGVARDILRQPALDEFNGGEISPGPHVRSDSEILDWVARDAETAYHPSCTARMGIDEMSVVDPTSMRVHGVENLRVVDASAMPYLTNGNIYAPVMMLAEKAADLIKGDTPLPPSDTPYYRHDRRDGER